The sequence aaaactagtgaaagcacaaacagcagcagcaactcgtctctcctcaggatattgtaaacatgtaaatcgttgttcagtttctaactcccaagtaagatatatatcaggaacatatctaccctcaaatggtggaatattcaatttcagtttaggaatatggacatcatctcgtacctgaggtggtggtgcaggcctaccattacgaatatatacctgaggtcgacctggtggtggtggtgctggtggctgcacgtagttcggattttgatcaacctcatcctcataatctaccacataatcatcatcctcctgggtaccagcagcagcagtagcaggagccaaagaagcaccaacagcagtagcagcggcaccagaattttgtcctggctcaataggaacacgctgtgctcgtccatactgattcggaagggggcgtagttgttgttgttgcagaggtgcgacaggtgcagccggtggtggaagacgcgcaagcagttcattaaatctgttatcgagctttgtttcgaacgtcttctcaaggccagtaatcttctccatggcctcttcaaaattgtttagcacatcttgcacctgttcagtcatcatttgctgaaatttatcatgaagctccttgttcgataagttctcccagtcaatctcgtcggcttgtgatcctggcatggttagcagcaatagaaacacacaagaatataatcctacagactactaagaagtggtggtggtgtatcacaaatccgtcaagcaaatctcaaattcttaccagttcttacccagcagcaggcggtggtcggcaaccgttgtagtcaaaaactctcaaagcttggatagagcgattaccagggagagtcgaacacacgacgtagatgtatgtggagctgggaaggcttatagtatggtagcaaaaagggtcagcaataatcaattcagagatgcaaagttgaataaacgctcaacgacggtactgtgctggtcctaggctagactgtgctagagacgcgagcctagaacaccaacaaaatcacggcgcggcacgtaaacaagggaaaagcacactctgaatttttttttcgctctttttttttgcgctctttttttttgcgctgctttttttttgcgaaaaatcactataatggcgagtNNNNNNNNNNNNNNNNNNNNNNNNNNNNNNNNNNNNNNNNNNNNNNNNNNNNNNNNNNNNNNNNNNNNNNNNNNNNNNNNNNNNNNNNNNNNNNNNNNNNNNNNNNNNNNNNNNNNNNNNNNNNNNNNNNNNNNNNNNNNNNNNNNNNNNNNNNNNNNNNNNNNNNNNNNNNNNNNNNNNNNNNNNNNNNNNNNNNNNNNNNNNNNNNNNNNNNNNNNNNNNNNNNNNNNNNNNNNNNNNNNNNNNNNNNNNNNNNNNNNNNNNNNNNNNNNNNNNNNNNNNNNNNNNNNNNNNNNNNNNNNNNNNNNNNNNNNNNNNNNNNNNNNNNNNNNNNNNNNNNNNNNNNNNNNNNNNNNNNNNNNNNNNNNNNNNNNNNNNNNNNNNNNNNNNNNNNNNNttttcgaccaaatttttttttttcgactgcccggacccaaaaactggaaatgggtcaaaaaaaacttcctataatggcacctgtctcaaaacactcagaaacacctaaaaataggatagccagaatttttttcgaaaaatgcgttttcgaaaaattttgggcctaaacggagcgtggtttcccgactctttttttttccgaaacctactccggcaaggaaacacgaatcggaaactagatggatctcgaaaacaaacctaataagcaaggaactcggattggtggtggatatatggtggtggtatatggcagcggtggtggtaggggtggtagtatatggatatggattggtggtggtatatggacacggattggtggtggtatatggatacggattcggagcggtggtggtagatggcaggggcgatgatgatggtgcggcggcggcgtgacaacttatgaccagaactcaaaactctaaaagactagactctaagaccagcaactagaccgacgatgcaaccgcaaattcaacaaagcaaaaccctaaaaagattatgcaaaggctcagattggttcggatatgatgaactaaccctattttttgtggctttttcgtggactgtaggtatgaagaacagactcgatttAAACTACGataaactgtaaaatctcaccgagcaacctggaaatctgataccacttgatagaggccaaggtgtcccgtctttcgatgagatgatggatatcgctttggtggcagtcgactttgacgatccgactacgaacgtgcgaggacgtcgcgccttagcaatcgctaaatcaactccgagaggttattgaccacgccggagcacgatcaacctgaccacgagggtctgtttcctgcgagcaaacgaagaacaagcaagaaactgagattgcaatttggatattgcgaatataagatgaaagctttattgatcaaggtgggggtctgtgacgcctttgtctggtcgttgaacacaaacgaagtacgcgaagttgcagctatggcgaacttttaatctaaacaaaacccaaagtctaaacgatgccctaagggctgtatatatggaggaagaggggggaatttcgtggcccttggtggaggggtccgaaatcaaccctatctcttgtttccccacacatacggactctaaaaatagcctatacttatgtatttcgaaattacatgggcctggcccaataataaggtgacgcagcacctataataacctcgggacgaaacttatgaagtggcatcttgtatatttcgtccaaggcttcatgcgcccattatggtggcttcaaagtcctgaaatcatcacttgtaactccattcttgttccccttgcgcatgccatcatctccatgcttgttcttgctccaatgttcatccttctccaagctaggccctttatttgtaagcaaaacaaatgtatccaatttaggcagcatcatattctcatgaacattagaatcattaccaagaaacgaaagtacctggtaatttagttggcgtgcgcgagctctagtaattggtccagtatgtatagcagcagggcctgtgggtgtaacaattgtattgatgtcctcatcagccggCGACTCCATGAATAAGCTCGTTTGGTCCTCTGATCGGGAGGAGGTCCTCTGCTTCCAAGGTtgccatggtggtgaaggaggaagAGAGGGAAGACAGAGATCCAGTTTGGGTTCAAGCTCATCACCAACGGAGACCATGGATGGCCTATGGCTAACGCTGTTGCGGTCGATGCCGGCCATCGCCGTCAAATCCTCTGACCGAATGGCGGTCTTTCTTCTTCCTCCCAGCCAAGAGCCAGATGGAAGGCACTGCAGCTTCATCCTGGAGTTCATGGCGTGGTGTCATGGAGGGTTCGCGGCACCAAGTGGTGCCGTCCCCGGTGAAGACGAGTCAAGTTTCAGGCTGGAGATGcgagggacccgattgctttctTCATCAATTTTCTGCGGTCCTCTTTGTAATAGTCAGGGACCAGTTAGTGTTCTGCCTTTTCGTTCAGGGTCCTGTTGTAAAATCGCTGTGTACTACTACTTCTTTCTAGTCAATGCAGCTTCGGGGTCCTTCTGGACCCCCTAGTTTGTTCAAAAAAAAGGAACTTTGTAGTACAGGAAATGCAAATGTTATGGATGTGGTGAACGCAAGTGGTGGATGGAACAACCATGGCTTGATAACCTAGGGGCTAAGGTCAACAAAAAGTTAGCTCTACACAGTCTACGGTTGCTCGAACCATAGCAAGGTATGACAGTAAAAAAGAGAATAACAGAAAAGCATATAGATTTGAGACATGTAACGAACCAATAAAAACATAGGCGTCGTTACTTGTAAATTAATATAATACTACCTCTGtatcataatataagacgttttttgatactgtgataaaaaatgtcttatattatgatAAGGAGGGAACAGATTTcaaaaaaaagggcagcccggtgcatgtagctcccgcttgcgcgaccactttgggtctactgtacgcagcctttccctacatttctgtaagaggctgtttccacgacttgaacccgtgacctcatggtcacaagacagcagctttaccactgcgccgaGGAATCAGAGGACGGTCCAAAATAAACAATAATGTTCAGTGGGACAAGATTCTAACTTGAATAACCtgatatttatttatattttttgttttccaATATATAACCATCTTGGCTCTTAGGTGATATCAATATATGTTGAAGCATGCTTAGTGCCATGCTTGAGCACATATAAGATGCTCGTGCACATTGATATGCATATCGATACCAGCAAACTATCAATGCTCATAGGCTGATCACAACTAATACTCGCGTTCCATTATGCAGTATAACCTAATGAGTTAACATTACAATTATCCAAAGGCATATGATTCAGATGTTCCCAAGAACATAAGCCCAAAAGTGGCTATGGATAAAACCATACCTTGATATTGAACAATAATGTTCTCATTTTCTGGTTATACTTATGATAGTCTGCATGAAGAGCTTCAAACGTTGATCTTTGTAAGGAGGCTACTATTGGAACAACCTCATTAGGTGCATAAGAATTTTCATTATCCTGGAAATAGAAGATTGTCACAAGGCAAATCATCTAAGTAAGGAAGGCAAGAGAACAGAACGAATCAAAGAACCTAGAAGGCTTCGGAAACATATATATCTTTTCATAAGGCAATATATATACAAATATGCACTACTTCCTCAACAATGAAGTGTAGACTAAAGCATGCACGTATGTTTAGCATGCCAAAATGAATCAAAGCAAGACGTGTGGAACTAACAATTCATATTTTAACACAGATTACTTTGTTTTATGCCTAGCGCATCAGGTGTCTCAATCTAGTTAACCCAAGTTTCTAATCCATGACCATGTAATTTGTGAACACCGCTGCTAAAAGGGACTAAAGGGCCTATGATCCAACAATAACCATTTAATGTAGAGGCTTGACTTACATTCAGAGTACCAACACGAAGGCTACTGAGGAGTGAGGACGTACCCGCCCCTTCGGTTTTAGTTGTATAGCTTAGCTGGACATGCTAGGTATTTATATGCAGTTACTAATATCCATAGTAAAAGAAGGAAGTCATACTGCACAGTTATTTACCAATGAAAATATAACAGAGTATAACATGACAGACTATTTACACTACATGCTtcagaggccaaggcctcaaaccTTGTTCAAACATGTACAATTTGTTCATCAAAGTAATTATCATGGGGGTGTAACAGGGAGAATTGAGCAAAAAAGTACCCAAAGAAAGGAATTACGTTTGGAGACAAATTCAGATGGCAAGTACAACTTACATTTCTTGAATGAGGGAGTGCCAGAATAGTGTCTACAAATTTATCAAGCCACCAATCACGATACTGGTTACCAGTAATCACTTCATATCTGACAAGGATGGCAAAATACTTCAGATTATCATTCACGGGTGTATCTTCTTTTCTGAATTGCTCAGATATGCCTGTTGAagcatctcttggaacatctttaGGCTTCAGAGGTCTCTTCCGCAAGCCTCGTCTTGATAATTTATCAGTGTTGTCACCAGGTATATCTTCAGGATCACGATCTGGAAGCCTCCCAATACGGTCTATTGTTTTCATAATAAGGAGATCAATCTGATGCTGCTTGTCATCCTCATAGTCCTTATCCGTTATTTTATACATCTTCTCCTCTCTGTGGTCATACACCTGTTGGACAATGAATCCAGGGTGTTCCTTTTTACTTGGCACCTGCTTGTGCTCAGGAATGAAATGGACCACACACATGTGCATAACTAACTCTGCTGGCACTTCATCAATATGAAAACTATAAAATAACTCCCTTAGGTCACCACCCTCTTTCTCGGCTTCTTCTGGTCTATAAAACCACTGAGCACTTACGGATAAGCTCCCATCAATTTCAATTATACCCTATCGCAAGACAATAATATAATTTGCTATTGAGAAATAAATACTATAGCAAGTAGGCCAAGATAACGGAATTAAGTGAAATAAATAAGGAACATTAGAACAGGAACACATTCATGCAGCTCAAAATAGATGGGAACTTTGGCTCAGCAAGTACTCAAAATAGACAATGACTCCAGCCATAGAACGTAAGATAGGCTTCACAAGAAGCTGCTTGATAAAAATCATGGCATACACTGTTGAACTATGGAAACAACTTTACAAGTAAATAGTGCAGCCAGCCAGCGAGCCATCAATATGTCTAGAAGGCTAGAGGCCAAGAACCAAAAATATTTGTGTGTGTAAACTAAGCTGTGACCAGAAATATTTTATAAGACACATGCCAAAGTACTAATATCCTCAAGGCTCACAAGTCGTAACATTGGTTCCGTAATCACATACCTTGATGATGCCGACATAGGGCTTGTCGGTCTCCAGATCAGGCGAGAACATCGTCGAATCCTCCTGCACAAGCCACCACAATCACCCACCAGAAAGCATAAAAGTTGAGTGCC comes from Triticum aestivum cultivar Chinese Spring unplaced genomic scaffold, IWGSC CS RefSeq v2.1 scaffold32309, whole genome shotgun sequence and encodes:
- the LOC123175159 gene encoding uncharacterized protein; translation: MGRRRRFALQYTSDDDDDNAAPEAPKITVPDSSRHKKQQRRYHDDDDDEADLELAKEEEQEMRSNEEEETEARKPARPAENSDGELGHKAEADEEGDDGNGSDAVPLGNPVEVPGEGKHYSSFEYEGNIYKLEDSTMFSPDLETDKPYVGIIKGIIEIDGSLSVSAQWFYRPEEAEKEGGDLRELFYSFHIDEVPAELVMHMCVVHFIPEHKQVPSKKEHPGFIVQQVYDHREEKMYKITDKDYEDDKQHQIDLLIMKTIDRIGRLPDRDPEDIPGDNTDKLSRRGLRKRPLKPKDVPRDASTGISEQFRKEDTPVNDNLKYFAILVRYEVITGNQYRDWWLDKFVDTILALPHSRNDNENSYAPNEVVPIVASLQRSTFEALHADYHKYNQKMRTLLFNIK